Proteins encoded within one genomic window of Cyprinus carpio isolate SPL01 chromosome A15, ASM1834038v1, whole genome shotgun sequence:
- the LOC109071018 gene encoding trafficking protein particle complex subunit 6b-like isoform X1: protein MADDALFEFLHMEIVAHVYKEQATREDIDKERVTCVSTLELMGFRVGQGLIERFTKDCPTFKEDLDIMKFLCKDLWSTIFRKQIDNLRTNHQGTYVLQDNKFALLTQFSTGKQYLEEAPKYLAFSCGLIRGALSNLGLESVVTAEVSLMPSCKFQVVIQKL from the exons ATGGCAGATGACGCTCTGTTTGAATTCCTCCACATGGAGATTGTTGCTCACGTGTACAAGGAACAGGCAACTCGGGAGGACATTGA TAAGGAGAGAGTGACGTGTGTCTCTACTCTAGAGTTGATGGGCTTCAGAGTTGGACAAGGACTGATTGAAag GTTTACAAAAGACTGCCCCACTTTCAAAGAGGACTTGGACATAATGAAGTTCCTGTGTAAAGACCTCTGGAGCActatcttcagaaaacaaatcgACAACTTGAGGACCAACCATCAG GGCACGTATGTCTTACAGGATAATAAGTTTGCACTACTGACTCAGTTTTCCACTGGAAAGCAATACCTTGAAGAGGCACCTAAA tacttggccttttccTGTGGGTTGATTCGAGGAGCTCTGTCTAATCTGGGCTTGGAGAGTGTTGTCACTGCAGAGGTTTCTTTAATGCCATCAT GCAAATTCCAGGTTGTAATTCAGAAACTCTAG
- the LOC109071017 gene encoding uncharacterized protein LOC109071017 isoform X1, whose amino-acid sequence MNLNEKKPNKWWTEPDTFAMLALIEQMGLVHELDKKRQRNESLFRRLKLSLAKRGIHFTVTQIRNRWKSLKHKYRKIKLASYRSPAARLSAVESFRYFHMLDHMLVRRPKVGGREDDLTDAHALLGRSLVDLDDHADSPWPEGLIPKSEPESMSSKLDPDVDDSLNPDDVAGPEPPSWAVGPDEVMTLGLSGEYLYAVKTEPPSLCTPNSTESTRDAVDCSHNDFPAGTSEETSSLILQQLTILNHRLGEQLAEQRAFHCSMLGMMDRQIQVLEQLSNFTRNHQSKLETTDSTVSPNVHEAQTQTFEPHPTFLIPKSEPAAAPWKVSLLEVHKRSPSESGSDTETPQTLEGCKANTSSPPSLEISSSTKNAVVQNGLCKHD is encoded by the exons ATGAACCTCAACGAGAAGAAGCCCAACAAGTGGTGGACAGAACCGGACACGTTTGCCATGCTGGCCCTCATAGAGCAGATGGGTCTGGTCCACGAGCTGGATAAGAAGCGTCAGCGCAACGAATCCCTCTTCCGACGCCTCAAGCTGAGTCTGGCTAAGCGGGGAATCCACTTCACTGTCACCCAAATCCGAAACCGTTGGAAGAGTCTCAAACACAAGTACCGTAAGATCAAACTGGCCAGCTACCGAAGTCCAGCCGCTCGCCTCTCTGCCGTCGAGTCTTTCCGCTACTTCCATATGCTGGATCACATGTTGGTGCGCAGACCGAAGGTGGGAGGCAGGGAGGACGACCTCACAGATGCTCACGCCCTGCTAGGACGGTCACTCGTGGACCTGGATGACCATGCAGACA GTCCTTGGCCTGAAGGCTTAATCCCCAAATCTGAGCCTGAGAGCATGTCTTCTAAACTTGACCCTGATGTTGACGACAGTCTGAATCCAGATGACGTGGCTGGTCCTGAGCCTCCGAGCTGGGCTGTAGGACCAGATGAAGTTATGACCCTGGGCTTGTCAGGAGAATACCTCTACGCAGTGAAGACCGAGCCACCATCCCTATGCACTCCCAACAGCACAGAGAGTACAAGAGACGCCGTTGACTGCAGCCACAATGATTTCCCAG CAGGAACATCTGAAGAGACTAGCAGCCTCATTCTCCAGCAGCTCACCATCCTGAACCACCGGCTTGGAGAACAGCTGGCCGAGCAGAGAGCCTTCCACTGCAGCATGCTGGGAATGATGGATCGCCAGATTCAGGTCTTGGAGCAGCTCTCCAATTTCACCAGGAACCACCAATCCAAGCTTGAGACCACGGACTCTACAGTCAGTCCAAATGTGCACGAAGCTCAAACGCAGACTTTTGAGCCACATCCCACGTTCCTCATACCCAAAAGCGAACCAGCAGCTGCTCCTTGGAAGGTCTCTCTCTTGGAAGTCCACAAGAGGTCACCTTCTGAGTCGGGCAGTGACACTGAGACTCCTCAAACCCTGGAAGGGTGCAAAGCAAACACCTCTAGCCCACCTTCTTTGGAGATTTCATCCTCAACCAAGAACGCCGTTGTGCAGAATGGATTGTGTAAGCACGACTGA
- the LOC109071017 gene encoding uncharacterized protein LOC109071017 isoform X2: protein MNLNEKKPNKWWTEPDTFAMLALIEQMGLVHELDKKRQRNESLFRRLKLSLAKRGIHFTVTQIRNRWKSLKHKYRKIKLASYRSPAARLSAVESFRYFHMLDHMLVRRPKVGGREDDLTDAHALLGRSLVDLDDHADSPWPEGLIPKSEPESMSSKLDPDVDDSLNPDDVAGPEPPSWAVGPDEVMTLGLSGEYLYAVKTEPPSLCTPNSTESTRDAVDCSHNDFPGTSEETSSLILQQLTILNHRLGEQLAEQRAFHCSMLGMMDRQIQVLEQLSNFTRNHQSKLETTDSTVSPNVHEAQTQTFEPHPTFLIPKSEPAAAPWKVSLLEVHKRSPSESGSDTETPQTLEGCKANTSSPPSLEISSSTKNAVVQNGLCKHD, encoded by the exons ATGAACCTCAACGAGAAGAAGCCCAACAAGTGGTGGACAGAACCGGACACGTTTGCCATGCTGGCCCTCATAGAGCAGATGGGTCTGGTCCACGAGCTGGATAAGAAGCGTCAGCGCAACGAATCCCTCTTCCGACGCCTCAAGCTGAGTCTGGCTAAGCGGGGAATCCACTTCACTGTCACCCAAATCCGAAACCGTTGGAAGAGTCTCAAACACAAGTACCGTAAGATCAAACTGGCCAGCTACCGAAGTCCAGCCGCTCGCCTCTCTGCCGTCGAGTCTTTCCGCTACTTCCATATGCTGGATCACATGTTGGTGCGCAGACCGAAGGTGGGAGGCAGGGAGGACGACCTCACAGATGCTCACGCCCTGCTAGGACGGTCACTCGTGGACCTGGATGACCATGCAGACA GTCCTTGGCCTGAAGGCTTAATCCCCAAATCTGAGCCTGAGAGCATGTCTTCTAAACTTGACCCTGATGTTGACGACAGTCTGAATCCAGATGACGTGGCTGGTCCTGAGCCTCCGAGCTGGGCTGTAGGACCAGATGAAGTTATGACCCTGGGCTTGTCAGGAGAATACCTCTACGCAGTGAAGACCGAGCCACCATCCCTATGCACTCCCAACAGCACAGAGAGTACAAGAGACGCCGTTGACTGCAGCCACAATGATTTCCCAG GAACATCTGAAGAGACTAGCAGCCTCATTCTCCAGCAGCTCACCATCCTGAACCACCGGCTTGGAGAACAGCTGGCCGAGCAGAGAGCCTTCCACTGCAGCATGCTGGGAATGATGGATCGCCAGATTCAGGTCTTGGAGCAGCTCTCCAATTTCACCAGGAACCACCAATCCAAGCTTGAGACCACGGACTCTACAGTCAGTCCAAATGTGCACGAAGCTCAAACGCAGACTTTTGAGCCACATCCCACGTTCCTCATACCCAAAAGCGAACCAGCAGCTGCTCCTTGGAAGGTCTCTCTCTTGGAAGTCCACAAGAGGTCACCTTCTGAGTCGGGCAGTGACACTGAGACTCCTCAAACCCTGGAAGGGTGCAAAGCAAACACCTCTAGCCCACCTTCTTTGGAGATTTCATCCTCAACCAAGAACGCCGTTGTGCAGAATGGATTGTGTAAGCACGACTGA
- the LOC109071018 gene encoding trafficking protein particle complex subunit 6b-like isoform X2, with translation MADDALFEFLHMEIVAHVYKEQATREDIDKRVTCVSTLELMGFRVGQGLIERFTKDCPTFKEDLDIMKFLCKDLWSTIFRKQIDNLRTNHQGTYVLQDNKFALLTQFSTGKQYLEEAPKYLAFSCGLIRGALSNLGLESVVTAEVSLMPSCKFQVVIQKL, from the exons ATGGCAGATGACGCTCTGTTTGAATTCCTCCACATGGAGATTGTTGCTCACGTGTACAAGGAACAGGCAACTCGGGAGGACATTGATA AGAGAGTGACGTGTGTCTCTACTCTAGAGTTGATGGGCTTCAGAGTTGGACAAGGACTGATTGAAag GTTTACAAAAGACTGCCCCACTTTCAAAGAGGACTTGGACATAATGAAGTTCCTGTGTAAAGACCTCTGGAGCActatcttcagaaaacaaatcgACAACTTGAGGACCAACCATCAG GGCACGTATGTCTTACAGGATAATAAGTTTGCACTACTGACTCAGTTTTCCACTGGAAAGCAATACCTTGAAGAGGCACCTAAA tacttggccttttccTGTGGGTTGATTCGAGGAGCTCTGTCTAATCTGGGCTTGGAGAGTGTTGTCACTGCAGAGGTTTCTTTAATGCCATCAT GCAAATTCCAGGTTGTAATTCAGAAACTCTAG